In Centroberyx gerrardi isolate f3 chromosome 20, fCenGer3.hap1.cur.20231027, whole genome shotgun sequence, a genomic segment contains:
- the LOC144542994 gene encoding zinc-binding protein A33-like, with product MGTPVQIPKLLLDYLEELNEEQLKGFQWQLVQSKRDGCKSIQKCQLERADREDTVDRLVQAYREDGAVETTVDILFRIKPIADRQQSCENVSSTASPEKKPKDLSFQEGLCCPVCLQVYTEPAMLQCGHSFCKTCIHNHWGEKIVRKCPLCVTVVHETDPPTNFALKSLSESYKRKRSLSDPSGGDGEDTQPCQTLPKPVKEKQDAFEEVKRFCDASIAHIKNQSQDAERKIKEDFAELHVFLQQEEKNRIAALKEEEMQKTRIIQRITEMNRDTFSLSDKLKAMEDLGADSLFVQNFRTEIERCQSALPDAQLLPRSLINVAEHVGNLQFKVWERMMSIIQHTPVILDPNTASPRLSVSADLTEVTVADTWQQRPGNPERSTSYFQVLGSEGFSSGKHCWEVEVGNHPRWILGVTEEAVGRKEELCSTPRKGLWTIMKRRSKYKDAVGKTLTLEKRPKRIRIQLDYENGAVSFHNAENDTPIYTCENTFTQKLYPYFAFTKIDEGEGRKMKIAAKMIQVEMMYRP from the exons ATGGGTACTCCTGTGCAGATCCCAAAACTGCTGTTGGATTATCTGGAGGAGTTGAATGAGGAGCAACTGAAGGGTTTTCAGTGGCAGTTGGTCCAGTCCAAGAGAGATGGATGCAAGTCCATCCAGAAGTGCCAGCTGGAGAGGGCTGACAGGGAGGACACTGTGGATAGACTGGTGCAGGCTTACAGGGAAGATGGTGCTGTGGAGACTACAGTGGATATCCTCTTCAGGATTAAAC ccattgcagacagacagcaatcATGTGAGAACGTGTCCTCCACTGCCTCTCCTGAGAAGAAGCCTAAGGATTTGTCCTTCCAAGAGGGGCTTTGTTGTCCGGTTTGCCTTCAGGTTTACACTGAACCTGCTATGCTGCAGTGCGGCCACAGCTTCTGTAAGACCTGTATACACAACCACTGGGGAGAGAAAATCGTTCGGAAATGTCCGTTGTGTGTGACAGTCGTACATGAAACTGATCCTCCTACTAATTTTGCCCTGAAGAGTTTGAGTGAAAGCTACAAACGAAAGAGAAGTCTCAGTGATCCATcaggaggagacggagaggacACACAGCCATGTCAG ACTCTCCCAAAGCCTGTCAAAGAGAAGCAGGACGCTTTTGAAGAGGTTAAACGATTTTGTGATGCATCCATTGCACACATTAAG AATCAGTCCCAGGATGCAGAGAGGAAGATTAAGGAGGACTTTGCGGAGCTTCATGTCTTtcttcagcaggaggaaaaaaacaggataGCAGCActaaaagaagaagagatgcaGAAGACACGTATAATACAGAGGATtacagagatgaacagagatacattctccctctctgacaAACTAAAAGCCATGGAAGACTTAGGAGCTGACAGCTTGTTTGTGCAG AACTTTAGGACTGAGATAGAAAG ATGTCAGAGCGCACTGCCAGATGCACAGTTGCTACCTCGATCATTGATAAATGTGGCCGAACACGTGGGAAACCTACAGTTCAAAGTGTGGGAGAGGATGATGAGCATCATACAGCACA CCCCTGTGATTCTGGACCCCAACACTGCGTCTCCACGGCTCTCTGTGTCTGCCGATCTGACCGAGGTGACAGTCGCAGATACCTGGCAGCAGCGTCCCGGGAACCCAGAGCGCAGCACCAGTTACTTCCAGGTCCTGGGCTCCGAGGGGTTCAGCTCAGGAAAACACTGCTGGGAGGTGGAGGTAGGGAATCACCCCAGATGGATTCTGGGGGTCACTGAAGAGGCTGTAGGCAGGAAGGAGGAGTTGTGTTCAACTCCACGGAAAGGACTCTGGACTATTATGAAAAGGAGGAGTAAGTATAAAGATGCTGTGGGCAAAACCTTGACACTGGAGAAGAGACCCAAAAGGATCAGAATACAGCTCGACTATGAAAATGGGGCCGTGTCCTTTCACAACGCTGAAAACGACACGCCCATATACACCTGCGAGAATACATTTACTCAGAAGCTGTACCCATATTTTGCTTTTACGAAGATTgatgagggggaggggaggaagatgaagatagCAGCAAAGATGATTCAGGTGGAAATGATGTACAGACCTTAG